A region of the Anolis sagrei isolate rAnoSag1 chromosome 4, rAnoSag1.mat, whole genome shotgun sequence genome:
AATCTATGGAGAGCAGAGTGCATTTCtgtgtatctatctgtctgtctgtctgtctgtctgtttatctatctatttgaatccatggagagcaGAGTGCATTtctctgtgtctatctatctatctatctatagatacagatatataatcAACGTTCTTAATGGATATTGGTATTATCCTCTCAAGTTGAAACCATCTGGCGGTAAGAGTTTTTAGTTTACACACCCAAAAGCTCTCTTTTGCCTAAAATGTCTGAAGAGACATATATACGGCTGAACACCTTTGGTGGAGctgggtgtttttgttttttccctttcATTTGTAAATTGCTATACATTGATGGTATGATGTAAACAAATGATGACAATAATTATGCCAAATGAGAGCTGGGAAAGGGTACTGGGTTGCACTATaggtatttaaaaaatcacacaggAGCCTTGTGCAAATCACAAGTTTTGGACTATTATCCATAGCCTGTACTGCTAACAGTATCTCCTCCCTATTGTCTAGGGAGGccatgctctcaatcccacctgcttcgcaagtgcgattggcagagatgaagcacagcgccttctcagtggtggcctccaggctatggaactccctccccggggatattaaatcggccccctccctcctttccaaaaaaagtaaagaccagGCTTGTtgtgcaagcttttgagaattcaTAATAGATAacgcggaatagataacatggaactatgaatgatgaacatggaatggccagacgatgtaaCTGGATAAcgcttttaacaagatgacactgatgattatatgctttaacggttattatttatgttttatattgtaatgtcgattgtttttaatggcacttctATGAATGCCTGATATTGAAtggtgccaatctgtaacctgcctgagaaaggcaggctataaatgtcgtaaataaataaataaacgaacaGTGAGGCCAGGTATgtggctgtggggggggggggacttgaggggcttccgCCCCCTTCCCCAatttctcagggtggtccatgagaaggccttactggtacgttATTTAAActgcatggggtattgggataacaatacaaaaggtttgctagggtagatcctcaccccacccaccccccaatcaaaatcctggctacaggcctgagtgAGGCATTATGGCAGTGATAGCCTACATTCTCAGGATAACCAAAGCTTCTTCATATCTGCTGCAGGAAATGCaggattcatctacactgtagaattaatgcagtttgatcccactttatctgccatggctcaatgctacagaatcctgggagctgtagttttattagaccccccccccttctctgtcaaatagtactttggccacaacaaattacaactcccatgattccagagcTCTGGAATCAGGAGGCACTTTGCTTCTTTTTAAGCCAAAGGTTAGTTTGGAACTGCCCAGCAAAAGTGACGTCACAACGGGATCTCCCTCCGCCAGATTTTTCTCACGCAAAGCAAAGACCGTCTTTGCGCATGCGTAGTACTCGTTAAGAGTCCTAAATTTGCGCATGCGCATTGAGTCCGAAGGCTGCTTCAGAGATGAGCAGCGGAGGCAGTCCTGCGAGCGCGACTCCGAGCCCAAACAAAACCGGCGAGTCTCCGTTTTCCGGTGGCGGCAGCAAGAAGCGGGATTCGCTTGGGTCGGCGTCATCCCAGCCTATTTTAAAAGGCAAGCGGCGCTGGCATTCACCAACGCTCCTTCCGCTTTGCTTGTGGTTGACTGAGCTGGCGCATGCGCGGCAGTAGTGAGTGACCAACAGGCGCGCATGCGCTCTTGGGACCTTCTCTTCCCTATTCTGATGGAATGCAAACGTGAAACCTTAAGACAAGAGTGAAGTGGCAGCTGCACAGAGCTCAGCAGGGTTCAATTTCACATGAGCATGTTTTGGATTGCAAGCATTCTCAGGATATGATGAAATTATCATGTATATTTCAAAAACCTCTACTTAATGCTGTTAATCTTCAATATACTGCATAGCAAATATGTTTGTAAAACATCTAAATTTATGCAAGGCAACAATCTGCTTCTCTCACATACAGAGaagggattttaatgtttatgtagtTAGTGCCACTTTTCTACACTAACCTGAGTACAGTATGGCTAGAATAATTGTGTTGGAatggatcccaagggccatccagtccagcccccttctgctgtGCAGaagcacacaatcaaagcactcctggcagatagccatccaattTCTCCTTTAAAAtctccatagaaggagatgcCGCCACACTTTGAGACAGCAGATTCCAcggccaaacagctcttacttaATTCTGTTTTTATCCCTCtacattgcctaagaaaaccctatgaaatgtacAGAATCACCAtaagtttatttgtttgtttgtttactatatttgtatactgtacttctcagcccgcaggcgactcagaaCAGTTAcagaggcagcaattcaatgctctCAACACCataagaacatttaaaaacattcacatataaataaaatcatagtAAGGTTAATAAACATAGATCCTTTATGTCTTCTGGttaacaggtgatttgaaggcacacaggcaCACAAAGCAGATTATAGTAGTATAGAAAATCTAACTTACCCAGAGTCACCAGTGAGTTACAAAGCTAAGTAGAGACTTGAATGTGGACCTCCCAAATCCCAGgccaacacaacatcataaatacAAATTCAGATATAAAACACTAACCAGGCATTAATCTCAGTTTAGGCCCCTTAcacacagcagtataaaatcccacatgtgctttgaactgggttatattgcagtgtggactcaatataacccagttcaaatcagatattgtggattatctgccttggaattctgggttatacggctgtgtggaagggccctgagataccATATTCACTGAAAGCTGTCTTTAAAAGCCTATTCCACAGAGGAATGTTCTGCCTACTAATCTGattctgcttttcttttctgcttttagGACCAATTTGTTTGaggatttgtttgtttgcttgtttagttTATTAGTACAACTCCTATCCAGCAAAGATACACTCAGGAGTCATTAGCCAAgttgactgaggccccttccacacagctgaataaaatcccacattatctgctttggcagtgtggacccagataacccagttcaaagcagatcttatgggattttctgccttgatattctaggttatgtggctgtgtggaaagaccctggTTCTTGATTAATGTCTGCCTGGCTCTGTGATGtggaaaacattttaaagtaCCACAATCCAACTTCCTAGAATAAACAGCTATATTACAATGACCTTAGTGTGAAACACAGGTCTGTCCTAAAACAAAATATCTAGAAACCTTCCCTGCCATCATCTgggatcccttctacactgccatataatccaaattatcaaagtagaaaacccacattatctgatctgaactgtattattatatgagtccactctgtcatgtaatccagttcaaagcaaataatttggatttgatatggcagtgtagaagggaccttgtaTGCAGTTCCATCCCTGCTTCTCTTGCACaattgaagaaaagaaagaagagtagatcAGTAaagtaggggcccttccacacagccatataacccagaatatcaaggcagaaaacctcacaatatctgctttgaactgggttatctaagtccacactgccatatatcccagttcaaagcagaaaatgtggagttttattcagctgtgtggaaagggcctaagagatagaagggaaagagggaagggtaaATTAGAGAGAGAAGGATTACTCTGATTTATTTCCTCAGTCATGTATAAACATTTCAAACACATTTTTGTTCATTGTTAATGTGCCTCATTACCTTTCTTATAGATGTTGGAGAAATATATTCACGACTTTTGGATCACAGACCAGTTATTCAAGGAGAAATACGCTATTTTATTAAAGAATTTGAAGTAGGTTtgagatttgcatgttttgaaataaTGTACCTTGGAAATAGGGAAgaagatcattctgaactttcAAAGATTTGAATGAAATAGTTTTTCatgaatttattttatgttttttaaagttcGTGAGTCACTGTGTAGAATAGTGGAAGTCCAAGAATATATCAAAATCAACAGTATTTTTAAATTAACTTTGGAACATGCCAAAtcttccacacacaaaaaaacccaaaaagaaaaaaaacaggaatCCTAATTTGAGAATCTTCTGTTTGCCTTTAGGTAACTAGAACTTACATACATCTGTGGCTTAAAATATTATTGTCTGCCTGAAAtaatgtttgtttgcttgttttttgtcgtgtcaggagcaacttgaaaaactgcaagtcacttctggtgtgagagaattggccgtctgcaaggacgttggccaggggacgcctggatgatttgatgtttttatcatccttgtgggaggcttctctcatgtctccgcatgaggaaataaaaataatgaggAAATAAAAATAACGAAATAATGTATCATCATTAGAATGACCATGAATATAACCCaaactgtaatttttaaaatgttaaataagaataattacattatgtaacaaaatgaaaaaaattctgttcctggtttgaaagtgttatttcctgttttattgtgcagtaattactttgaaagtagctgttatacaccagaaactttgtattttgtggctgccacaaactatgttgattggttgagactctatgagagatTCATTTAAAAAATGTAGCAAAATGTGCCGCAGGATGTCCCagaaaaacaaagattttgcagtttaataaaccttttccatgttttgatgatagaaccaattaggaaatgacatttataacccaggaacaaaaattgtgttatacaTAATTAATCATACTGTTAAATACAtttgccacaagagggcagcagaACCTTAACAAGGCTAGGAAGAAGGACATGTGGGACCTAACTCTATTAATAGTACTCAGTCTCTTGTGTCATTTtttcttatgtatttatttacttaatttgtatcctgtctttctcccaaaaggggactcattCATTGTTTTAATAAAATAGAGTGCTCCCAATAGAGAATATTAGCTACAATAGAAAATGTGCTTGAGTACATTTTGAAGCATTAAATTAAaagtaagtcccattgaattAGCGAGACTTATTCCCAAGTGTGGCAAGCCTGGACAAAATGCAGCTCGTATGAACAATTTAAGGGTTGGTTGAATTGACTCTTGTATGTATGTCAGCAAATAATTCAAACTTCATAAATGTTGAGAATGTCCCCTTCCCTTTTTGACTTTTTCCCAATAGGAAAAACGTGGTCTCCGGGAAGTACGGGTTCTCGAAAACTTAAAGAGCACTGTTTTTGAAGCAAACGATCAAACTCTGCCAAAGTGTGAAGAAGTAATGCATGAAAATCTAAATGAAGCCCTCAGGAGATGTAAGCTGGAAGTTACTTATTTTCTTCTAGGCTTTTTACCTTGAAATAATTTTCACATATTCCATTTCACCAATGGATTCAGTCCAAATACTATAAAATATTGTGCAAAATTAGCACTATTCCATTCTTGGCGTTGACAACAGACCCTACATCAgaatgttgtgcagtgtttaacATATTTATTTCCCACTTGCACACATGTACTAATATCAGAGGAAATGCTCCTTTAACCCCATTGAATGGAACAGTGATCAGTAATGTA
Encoded here:
- the BLOC1S5 gene encoding biogenesis of lysosome-related organelles complex 1 subunit 5; translation: MSSGGSPASATPSPNKTGESPFSGGGSKKRDSLGSASSQPILKDVGEIYSRLLDHRPVIQGEIRYFIKEFEEKRGLREVRVLENLKSTVFEANDQTLPKCEEVMHENLNEALRRLQIANEMINRLQQREQEERQLQIEKLMADEAQRRELWEEFMKEQQNIKAVVDEEHTKAMERLKEQYSAMEKDLAKRTI